Genomic DNA from Candidatus Methylomirabilis sp.:
GCCGAGCCGAGGTCGCACGAGTGCGGCCGCGAAGGTGATGGAAGTAACCATGGTCAGCATCGCAATTCGGCTCTGAAAGATGCCCACAACACACACGCTCAAAAGGACAGAAAGGAGGGCTAATATTCCAACCACACTGCGGGGTTCACGGTATGCCAAGACCAACGACAGAGGGGCCACTACAGCAAGGAAGGTGACATCATTCTTTACCAGGAGAATGGGACTTCTCACATTCGATACCCAGACATCTGGTTCCACCTTACCGTTCTTCCATGCAGCCCAAAGTAACATGCACGCAAGCCCAAGCCCAACAAGGGAAAAGGTAAGGTACAGCAGGCGCGTGTCCTGAATGCTATCAAAGTGTTCAGCGATCAAGAAGAAGAGGAGAGCTGCCGGTACTAGAGGTGCACTCAGTCGCAGACTTCTGCCGAAGTCCTCGGACACAAGAATCGACAGGCCTGTCGCACCCAGAAAAACAAGTGCCGGAAGGACGAATGGTGAACCGGCGGCGGGGCTCTTTTTGAAGCTGGTTACTGTTGCGAGAATGCCGATTAGAGCCAGCGCAGTCAATGGGATGTCCCACCCAAGCTCTAACGGTACCGCAAAACTGGCAATGTACGCGCAGACCCCTATCGGCCCGAACGCCGATGTCCGGTATAAGTGGAGCAGAAAAGGCTTACCAAGGTGAACCCACTTCATCGCCGTTCTTCTTTTAAACACTGAAGCTAACTTTGCCAACTTATCTTTTTAATAGATTAAACAGCCATTATATAGGAGGAGATGAGGATCCACACTCCTCCGTCAAGAACCATTCGGCTATTGCGGTTACTGGTTAGAGAGTTTCCTTGACCCACGGACGCGAGAGGGTGCACCCCTCCAGGGAACTCACGTTTCGAATGAGCATCGACCTTCATGCGCATGAGTATCGGCTTGAAGCGCTCCCATTGCGGTGCTCGCT
This window encodes:
- a CDS encoding O-antigen ligase family protein; the encoded protein is MFKRRTAMKWVHLGKPFLLHLYRTSAFGPIGVCAYIASFAVPLELGWDIPLTALALIGILATVTSFKKSPAAGSPFVLPALVFLGATGLSILVSEDFGRSLRLSAPLVPAALLFFLIAEHFDSIQDTRLLYLTFSLVGLGLACMLLWAAWKNGKVEPDVWVSNVRSPILLVKNDVTFLAVVAPLSLVLAYREPRSVVGILALLSVLLSVCVVGIFQSRIAMLTMVTSITFAAALVRPRLGLICGLTIPILILLIDASLGFPLVARFGRHWEGSGRIPLWLAAWAMFLHAPLLGHGAHTFVLFYGSYLQRLSLPPWFFTDPRVVPWAHNLYLEVLAEQGIIGLMALGFVLARGVSSARSIQRVASSETRIFGAGAVAGLVSFCLAGMFELTLLRQWVVIIMFTLLGVIAQLSSSSHVKHSIEPQTQNR